The genome window TTAGATGTGGCCAACCAAAAAACTCCACTTAAGGAATCtacatatgaattggctttaaTCAATGTAGAAAAGTCAGTTAATCATGAGATGGGAATATGAATTTTGTTTCATTCCCCACTAATCTTTCGAGCATCCATCCATTCCACCATATTAGCTAGCTTAGTGTCACACGTAAATTGGAACTTAAATAACGTACAACAATGCATGCCTAAACTAGATATTGTGAGTCTAGGTTCCATGGAAAACAAAAGTTGCGGCTTAAAGTACCCCAAAATTCAGTTATTCATTTTTTGGGGAAGTAAGATTGATTTAAAGGCAGGCCACTTAGGGTCTCATGTTTATCAATACAATCTTTCTTCTAAGATAAAGAACGATAATACATTACATGTTGGAAAATTCAAGCCACATAAAtagatgaaaaatcaaagtgacTACATCAGGGGACGGAATTTCTtgcaataatttaaaaaaaaaaggaaattgatCCTGCTGTCCGCAAAACCGCTGTGATATTAGATGTGTATGTGTGTGAAAACATGGTCCAATTAAACAGGAAATAGTCAGGAAATAGTTATAGGTATTGAAAGCTGAGGCATGCACTGGTCATCTTGCATGATTGGTATGGAAAAACAGTAGAAGAAACAATCAAACAGATCCAATTTGTCCGCTAGAAAGCTGTAGGGGAAGATGGATATGGGCAAAAATTTAGGCAGTGTTGTCATTATAGTTCCATTAACTCAAAAACTAAAGTTGAAAATATCATCTTTGTCCTTATTATACCTTCATTATTGTGATAATTAACCGTGCATTCCTTTCTTGGTGTTTATATGTATGTTCCTTCCTAGTTGGAAAAAATCTACTTCTTGATTCTTCTCCCTCTCAAtcattcacacacacacacacacacacacaaagttTTGGCAAGACTCGTGTttgttcatcatataaagtcaCCTCTTTTAACAGATAAAAAGAACTTTCTTTCATATCACATCCTCCATTATTTAACAAATGGCTTGTGAAGAAAAAGGCCGGATGACTCCTGTCTCTTCTCCTTTCTTCAGCTGAGGCCTATAATCTCCATGCGAGAAAGGTAACACcaaaaaaccctagttcatcatttTCTTCGTCTCCATCAAACTCatcattaaaacaaaaaataaaaatgaaaactgaGCTCAGAGGAAACAACACTCCCATTTCAttacaaaaccctaatcttttcgaCAGTCCGCAAAGCTCAATACTATCTGGTGCGCTAAAGGGATGCCTAGGCAGCCTTGATGGTGCATGCATAGAGAAGCTTCTACTTCATTGTGCAAGTGCTCTTGAGAGCAATGATGTAACTTTGGCTCAACAGGTGATGTGGGTTCTAAATAACGTGGCATCTCCAGTTGGCGATCCAAACCAAAGGCTAACCTCGTGGTTCCTAAAAGCGCTTATTTCAAGGGTTTCAAGAGTATGTCCAACACCAATGAATCTGAATGGGAATTCTTCTCCTCAAAGAAGATTGATGACTGTTACTGAGCTTGCCGGGTACGTTGATCTAATCCCTTGGCACAGATTTGGATTTTGTGCATCAAATAGTGCCATTTTTAAGGCCATTCAAGGGTACAACAAAGTTCATATATTAGATCTCAGTATCACTCATTGCATGCAATGGCCTACTCTTATAGATACATTAGCTAAAAGGCCTGAAGGGCCGCCATCGGTTCGAATATCGGTGCCTTCTTGGAGGCCACCTGTGCCTCCTTTGCTTAATGTATCAAGTGAAGAAGTTGGCCAAAGGTTAGGAAATTTCGCAAAATTCAAAGATGTTCCATTCGAGTTTAATGTGATTGGAGAGCAGCCAACAGTACCCTCGTCTCCTTGCATTAGCACTCTGGAATGCTCAAGTTTGCAGTATGATTTTCTCTTAAATCAAGTCCTCAATCCTTCAACATTGAAACTTGAGGACGACGAGGCTTTGGTGATCAATTGCCAAAATTGGCTACGCTACTTGCCTGATGAACAAAATAATGGAGCGTCTCAAGAGATTTCGTGTCGTGATATTTTTCTCAATAGAATTAAAGATCTAAATCCATGTATTATCACTGTGGTGGACGAGGATTCAGAGTTAGATgtttcaaatcttacatcaagAATCACCACTTGCTTCAATTATCTTTGGATTCCTTTTGATGCCTTGGAGACGTTCTTGTCTAAGGATAATTCCCAAAGGATAGAGTACGAGGCCGATATTGGTCACAAGATTGAAAACATCATTGCATTCGAAGGAACTCAAAGGATAGAAAGATTAGAATCCGGGACCAAATTTTCTCAAAGGATGAGAAACAATGGTTTTTTCAGTGTTCCATTTTGTGAAGAAACCATTAGTGAAGTTAAATTCTTGTTAGATGAACATGCCAGCGGTTGGGGAATGAAGAAAGAAGATGACATGTTAGTGCTAACATGGAAGGGTCACAACTCTGTATACGCTACAGCTTGGGTCCCTTGTGGATTTGACGATTAATGATTGAATACAATATGATTCAAGAGGTCTGAAATTGTAATAATACATGGGCAGATTTTTCAATTTCCATGTTTTCTTGGGGGCCTACCACGACATGGATTTTGCGTATCAGTGGTCCTTCTGGGGGGAAAAAGTGGCAATGAAAAAAATATGTTCCTTTTCCTGGTGGCAGATAGATCAAAGAGACAAGACAGGGCAGAGGGACATGAATTTTAGAATAATATCTTCAGCAAAACATTTCCGTTCGAGCTCTTCACCTACGGTCACATGAAAGAGTTGTTTGGTGAAAAGCAGAAGGAAAAACATTGTACATATTGTCTTTTCATGAAAGACAAAAGCTATCACTTTTGTTTTCTCTCATCTAGCGGGCTTTGTATGAGCAAGTTTGAAGTAACTAACCTTAATTGGCTAAGCTCTTTTTTGATAACATTAGTTGGAGTACACATTTTTACATTCTTTAATCAATGATGATTAATGTTGGATATTTTCCTAGAATTGGTAATTAACTACTGTAAGTTACTGATAAACAACATGAAAGAAATCATAATACACCAATTGAAGATACTCTACGAAGTATCATTCAAGATTTTTTGCCATTTTGTCTTCATTAAGTACAATAATTGGACACTAATTGTAATCAAGATTCAAGAGTATGCAGTACTTTGATTCATGTATCAGTTCCAAGAGATTAAGAAAAAAGGATGGCGCAAAAGGTTTcgtgtttttctttaattaattaattgatttatttttggTTGCCTGACACAGgtgttaagaaaagttaaacAAGATTTCTCTTGTTATAAACAGTAGAAACTCTAATAATATTTAATGAATTGTCTTGAAATTTTAGGAATACATTTATGGAAAAATAACCACAAAGAGTTAAGGAACTATTCAAAAATACTTTAAGTACTGTTTACTGCATGGATGGATTAAGGAGGATGTCTAAAATTTTTAGCATTCAAACAAATATCGTTCAAATAAATATCAGATCATAGTATGATTTGTGGTTGATATTGAGCCTGAGGAGaacaaaagaaggaagaagtACATATTTACAAAAGGTGGGTACAGAAAGAAGGGGTGGCACAGGTGATTGATGAGGCCTGGAGGTTGGATGTGGAAGGATAAAAAATGTACAAAGTCACTAGAAAGATCTCAAACTGCAGAGTTGCACTGTTAAAATGGAAAAACAGCTTTCAAAATAACTCTAGGAAAGAAATAGACAGAATCAAGGCTATGATGGAGAGGCTAAAAAATTCACCTGACTTCAATAAAGGGGCTATGGATGAGCTTAAGAATCAACTCAAGAAAGCATACTATAATGAGGAAATGTATTGGTCGCAAAAGTCAAGAGTGACTTGGTTGAAGGAGGGTGACAAAAATTCACAATTCTTTCATGCTAGTGTCAAAGGTAGACGGAGAAGGAACAGGATGTCCAATGTACAAAGAGATGATGGGACATGGACAAAATCAGAAAAGGAAATAGGAAAGGAAGTGGCAAGTTACTACCAACAGCTTTTTGATAGTCAAGGAACTGAAGGTGTTGAGGAAATTCTGAGGGGTATACTAAACAATCACTGATCAAATGAATACTAACTTGACTAGAATTGTTACTAAGCATGAGATTAAGACTGCACTTTTCTCCATGAATCCCAACAAAGCTCCTGGTCCTGATGGGATGACacctttatttttccaaaaattctggAGTATTGTCAAATCTGATGTTGTTCAAGCTATCCAACGTTTCTTCCACTTAGGTTTCATGCTTAAGTCTGTAAACCATACGGTTGTCTCCTTGATTCCTAAAATTGACGTGCCTTTCAATCTTAAGCACTATAGACCCATAAGTTTGCATAATGTCTTGtataaaatcattttcaaagtGCTAGCAAACAGACTCAAACAAACTCTGGACTGTTGCATAAGCAAGAATCAGGCAGCCTTTGTCCTAGGGAGACAAATCTTAGACAATGTCATAGTGTCCCATTAATACCTCCActatttgaaaaacaaaagacaaGGATCAGTAGGTTGTATGGCTTTAAAACTTGACATGTCAAAAGCCTATGAACATGTCAAGTGGAAATTCTCAGGGGCCATCATGCAGAAAATGGGCTTCTCTGGGACATGGATCAATTGGATATGGAATTGCTTATCAACTGTCTCATACTCTTTCAAGGTAAATAGTGATTAGAAGGGTTTTGTCATCCCCAAAAGAGGCATAAGATAGGGGGATCCTCATTCCCCCTACTTATTCCTAATCTGCTCAGAAGGGTTATCTAATCTGTCGAGAAGAGCTGAGGAGATGAAGCTGCTTTCAGGAAATAGTATCAGTAAAAGGGGTCCCTCAATATCCCATCTATTTTTTGCTGAAGATACATTAGTTTTCTGTAAAGCAATTCCAGCTCAAGCTGAGGAGCTTATGAAGATTTTGGCAAAATATGAAAAAAGCTCAGGTCAGATAGTAAACTATGACAAATCTTCTGTTTTCTTTAGTAAGAATGTACCTGAGGTAGAGAAAGTAGAAGTGTGCAGGAAGTTGGGAAACATCCAAATAGTAAACCAAGGAAAATATCTTGGTTTACCTATGGTCATCACAAGGTCAAAGGAACAACTATTTGGTTTCATCAGAAATAACTGCCAGAGAAGAATGGAAAGTTGGAAGAACAAACTACTGAGCATTGTAGGGAAGGAAATACTTCTGAAAGCCATCACAATGGCTCTACCTACATACGTCATGTCCTACTTCAAATTACCAGGAAGACTTTGTAAAGATATTAGTGCCATGATGGCTAGATTCTGGTGGGGAGAAGAAAGTGGAAGAAGGAAGATACATTGGTGTTCCTGAACTAAACTTACAAAGAACAAAAGTAGATGGGGACTGGGGTTCAGGGACTTGCAGGATTTCAATAAAGCTCTACTTGGGAAGCAAATTTGGAGACTTATGACATGCCCAAATCTATTGATAAGCAAGATCATGATGGCTAAGTATTATCCAGACAGGTCAATATTCCAATGCAAGGTGAGCCAAACAGCTTTCATGGATTTGGAAAAGTATGACCAGTGTTAGAGAAGAAGTGGGAAGGAGCATCTGGAAGAAAATTGGGGATGGCAAGAGTACCAACATTTGGGAAGACAGTTGGATCCCAAACAACAAAGAAGGGAAACCAACTACTATTAAGCCCCAAAACTGTAGCTTACATAAAGTGGAAGAGCTGATAACAAACTTCAGATGGAATAGACACATGAACTTCAAAACTTTCAATGGCAAAAATGCTGAAGAAATCCTCAAAATTCCAATTAGTTTTAGCAGGAATGGCTGATTGCAGCTATTGGATAGCAAGCAATAATGGCAACTACTCTATCAAGTCAGCCTACAAGTTGTTGAGTAAGGGGGAGAATAGTCAGCAGCAGGAAACTAGAGGGCAAGGGGAAACAAGTATCTATGGACAAAAAGAAAATGACTAGAAGAAGATGTGGAAAATAGACATCAAAGGCAAACTCAAGAATTTTATGTGGAAATGTCTGAACAAGGCTCTACCAGTGAATGAGCTAATATATTGCGGAACCAGAATGGGTGAGCCAATATGCCAAGTATGTGGCAAAGGAGAGGAGACAATAGAACACCTGTTCTTTTTCTGCAAGCAAGCAAAGGAAGTATGGAGACTGGCCCCAGTGCAGTGGGATGGAATTGCTGACAATAGAGGGAACTTCAACAAATGGTGAAGTGGACTGATGGAAGCAACAAGCAGAACTGAAGGACATCAGCACCAAGCTTTTACTGTTAACATTCTTTGGCAAGTTTGGAAAGCCAGGAATGAGAAGGTTTTCAACAACAGATACTGTCATCCTTTGACATTGTACAGAAAGCTCATCTAGAATGGCTAGAGTACACTGAAGTGCAAAGTAGAAATACGTGGGAGAGCAGTCAGGAAACAACATCAAGGGCTGAAGAGAAACAGTATAACAATGAAGATAGCAACATGATGATCATTGCAGTGGAGGTCAGCCAGCAAAAGGAATGGAAACCTTTAGGCATTGGCATAGTGGCTAAACAAGGCAACAACATGCATGCTGCATGGGCCATAAAGGACAAAAGCACAGGGGATGGGTTACTGGACTGTGCTACAGCGATTAAATTAACACTGTGCAAAATTAGAGAAAAGCCATGGCCAGATGTTAAATTGTTAATTTCATCTACTCAGATGCTGCGAGTTTTGAGGACGAACAAGACACAAGATATAAGACTTTTTGCTCAACTGGAAAACATTCACATGCTTAAAGCTTTGTTTATGAACTGCTCTTTTTGCTTGGTAGGCAACCAGTGTAATCAGACAGGTAGAAGGATAAGCGAGTATGCTACTACATTAGTGCAAGATGAGGAATATCTAAGTCCACAGTGTCAAACGACACTATTGTAAAGCTCCTTATGGGCCATTGCTCAAGTTGTATATCTTGTTTTGATATTAATACAATTCCTAACGTTtccgtgaaaaaaaaaaaaacaaatatcgGCCAAGTTCCTTGAATGTCTCAGGCTCATCCAACAAATATTGGTCATCAAAGAAAGAAGTATAACTACTACATGCAGGTGGCTGTCTAAATGTAAGAAATAATCTatataaatgataaaataagtCAAAATGTAGAGTTATGCAACATATCAGTTATTTCTTTTGTAAGCGGAAAGTTTTGAACTTAGAATCTATAGAGGAAGATTTGATTTAATAGTTGAGATTGAGACCCAGAACCCGGAGGTTTTGAATTTTAGTTCCCGTACTCCCTCATCGCTTCTTAAATCCCACTCTTctgatagaaaaaaaaatttaaatcctCCTACTTATAAACCTTCCCATCTTACCATCCAACTCAACTCTCACCCTTAACATATCAACTCTTTGTTCTTTGTAAGGTTGTaaacaaattgaatcaaattttagttttaagCTTTTAGGCTCAAACTTGGATATGAGCTTGAATTCTATACGAGCTTAAATTATGGGCTCGATATTGA of Coffea arabica cultivar ET-39 chromosome 5c, Coffea Arabica ET-39 HiFi, whole genome shotgun sequence contains these proteins:
- the LOC113690211 gene encoding scarecrow-like protein 32 isoform X2, producing the protein MRESPQSSILSGALKGCLGSLDGACIEKLLLHCASALESNDVTLAQQVMWVLNNVASPVGDPNQRLTSWFLKALISRVSRVCPTPMNLNGNSSPQRRLMTVTELAGYVDLIPWHRFGFCASNSAIFKAIQGYNKVHILDLSITHCMQWPTLIDTLAKRPEGPPSVRISVPSWRPPVPPLLNVSSEEVGQRLGNFAKFKDVPFEFNVIGEQPTVPSSPCISTLECSSLQYDFLLNQVLNPSTLKLEDDEALVINCQNWLRYLPDEQNNGASQEISCRDIFLNRIKDLNPCIITVVDEDSELDVSNLTSRITTCFNYLWIPFDALETFLSKDNSQRIEYEADIGHKIENIIAFEGTQRIERLESGTKFSQRMRNNGFFSVPFCEETISEVKFLLDEHASGWGMKKEDDMLVLTWKGHNSVYATAWVPCGFDD
- the LOC113690211 gene encoding scarecrow-like protein 32 isoform X1 is translated as MKTELRGNNTPISLQNPNLFDSPQSSILSGALKGCLGSLDGACIEKLLLHCASALESNDVTLAQQVMWVLNNVASPVGDPNQRLTSWFLKALISRVSRVCPTPMNLNGNSSPQRRLMTVTELAGYVDLIPWHRFGFCASNSAIFKAIQGYNKVHILDLSITHCMQWPTLIDTLAKRPEGPPSVRISVPSWRPPVPPLLNVSSEEVGQRLGNFAKFKDVPFEFNVIGEQPTVPSSPCISTLECSSLQYDFLLNQVLNPSTLKLEDDEALVINCQNWLRYLPDEQNNGASQEISCRDIFLNRIKDLNPCIITVVDEDSELDVSNLTSRITTCFNYLWIPFDALETFLSKDNSQRIEYEADIGHKIENIIAFEGTQRIERLESGTKFSQRMRNNGFFSVPFCEETISEVKFLLDEHASGWGMKKEDDMLVLTWKGHNSVYATAWVPCGFDD
- the LOC113690211 gene encoding scarecrow-like protein 32 isoform X3 — protein: MWVLNNVASPVGDPNQRLTSWFLKALISRVSRVCPTPMNLNGNSSPQRRLMTVTELAGYVDLIPWHRFGFCASNSAIFKAIQGYNKVHILDLSITHCMQWPTLIDTLAKRPEGPPSVRISVPSWRPPVPPLLNVSSEEVGQRLGNFAKFKDVPFEFNVIGEQPTVPSSPCISTLECSSLQYDFLLNQVLNPSTLKLEDDEALVINCQNWLRYLPDEQNNGASQEISCRDIFLNRIKDLNPCIITVVDEDSELDVSNLTSRITTCFNYLWIPFDALETFLSKDNSQRIEYEADIGHKIENIIAFEGTQRIERLESGTKFSQRMRNNGFFSVPFCEETISEVKFLLDEHASGWGMKKEDDMLVLTWKGHNSVYATAWVPCGFDD